Proteins co-encoded in one Brassica rapa cultivar Chiifu-401-42 chromosome A02, CAAS_Brap_v3.01, whole genome shotgun sequence genomic window:
- the LOC103850445 gene encoding metallothionein-like protein type 2, MT2-4/MT2-25, whose product MSCCGGNCSCGSDCKCDGCKGCKMYPDLGFSGETTTTQTLVLGVAPSMNSQYEASGETFFAENDGCKCGSDCKCDNPCTCK is encoded by the exons ATGTCTTGCTGTGGAGGAAACTGTAGCTGCGGATCTGACTGCAAGTGTGATGGCTGCAAAGG TTGCAAGATGTACCCAGACTTGGGCTTCTCAGGGGAGACTACCACCACCCAGACTCTTGTCCTCGGCGTTGCTCCGTCGATGAACTCTCAGTATGAGGCTTCTGGCGAGACTTTCTTCGCCGAGAATGATGGATGCAAGTGCGGATCTGACTGCAAGTGCGACAACCCTTGCACTTGTAAATGA